A single region of the Jatrophihabitans sp. GAS493 genome encodes:
- a CDS encoding class I adenylate-forming enzyme family protein produces the protein MSDVTRPLTVAEAAAVLTSPGARYELEDVVVDGRSLRRYKNAPRHMRDIFVATGVYADRDAIVYQDERLTYGQLYVCVGELAWAMRERFGISRGDRVALLMRNLPEYIVAFWAAQVLGAIAVPLNAWWSESELRTGLDNAEPQLLIVDGERFERLGEALEDLGVPQVIVTRHEGELPAGVLDWEQALAAGAGYDGLPPAPELSSDDPATIIYTSGTTGHPKGAVATSRNHLALIMTAGYQSELAALTASRPPAARPTAQPTLLNTLPMFHIGGISSLYCSAAGGVKQVLMYKWDSEDALRLFADEEVTNISAVPTVLRRLLEAAAASGQRLETLSGAGVGGGPGAGELADALAAAIGPDSLINHGYGLTETTSSVTQHIGSSYFARPASAGPAVPGAEVRIVNENREAGLGEPGEIWVRGPQVISEYWRNPEATAESMVHGWFRTGDVGALDADHYLTILDREKDVVIRGGENVYSVEVETVIASHPDVADVAVVGLPDPDLGEIVAAVVVPRDGLTLNEAELRAKVASSVATFKVPTVWWIRPEPLPRNATAKVLKHELRRTFPRV, from the coding sequence ATGTCCGACGTAACCCGACCCCTTACCGTCGCCGAGGCGGCCGCGGTGCTTACCTCGCCCGGAGCGCGCTACGAACTCGAAGACGTGGTCGTGGATGGCCGCTCGCTGCGGCGGTACAAGAACGCGCCCAGGCATATGCGGGACATCTTCGTCGCGACGGGGGTGTATGCCGACCGTGATGCCATCGTCTACCAGGACGAGCGCCTGACCTACGGTCAGCTCTACGTGTGCGTCGGCGAGCTCGCTTGGGCGATGCGGGAGCGGTTCGGGATCTCCCGTGGCGACCGGGTCGCGCTACTGATGCGCAACTTGCCCGAGTACATCGTGGCATTCTGGGCCGCCCAGGTGCTCGGCGCGATCGCCGTTCCGCTGAACGCCTGGTGGTCGGAGTCGGAGCTGCGCACCGGCCTGGACAACGCCGAACCGCAGCTGCTGATCGTCGACGGCGAGCGATTCGAGCGCCTCGGCGAGGCGCTCGAGGACCTGGGCGTGCCCCAGGTGATAGTGACGCGCCACGAGGGCGAGCTGCCGGCGGGCGTGCTCGACTGGGAGCAGGCCCTCGCCGCCGGCGCGGGTTACGACGGCCTGCCCCCCGCACCCGAGCTGTCCTCGGACGATCCGGCGACCATCATCTACACCTCCGGCACAACGGGACATCCGAAGGGCGCCGTCGCGACGTCGCGCAACCATCTCGCGTTGATCATGACAGCTGGCTACCAGTCCGAATTGGCGGCTCTGACTGCGTCGCGGCCGCCCGCAGCGCGGCCCACGGCACAGCCCACTCTGCTCAACACGTTGCCGATGTTCCACATCGGCGGGATCTCCTCGCTTTACTGTTCCGCGGCGGGCGGAGTGAAGCAGGTCTTGATGTACAAGTGGGACTCGGAGGACGCGCTGCGGCTGTTCGCCGACGAGGAGGTTACCAACATCTCGGCGGTCCCTACGGTGCTGCGCCGGCTGCTTGAAGCGGCCGCCGCCAGTGGCCAGCGGTTGGAGACGCTAAGTGGTGCCGGCGTCGGCGGCGGGCCTGGTGCGGGTGAACTCGCCGATGCCCTGGCCGCGGCAATCGGCCCCGATTCACTCATCAATCACGGGTACGGCCTGACCGAGACGACGTCGTCGGTGACTCAGCACATCGGCTCGTCTTACTTCGCCCGGCCGGCCAGCGCGGGCCCAGCGGTGCCGGGCGCCGAGGTCCGCATCGTCAACGAGAATCGGGAAGCCGGGCTCGGCGAGCCGGGTGAGATCTGGGTACGCGGCCCGCAGGTGATCTCTGAATACTGGCGCAACCCCGAGGCGACGGCCGAGTCCATGGTCCACGGCTGGTTCCGTACCGGCGACGTCGGCGCGCTCGACGCGGATCACTACCTCACCATCCTGGACCGGGAGAAGGATGTGGTCATCCGGGGCGGCGAAAACGTGTACTCCGTCGAGGTGGAGACCGTGATCGCCTCTCACCCGGACGTCGCCGACGTGGCCGTGGTTGGCCTGCCGGATCCCGATCTGGGCGAGATCGTCGCCGCCGTGGTCGTGCCACGGGACGGCCTGACCCTCAACGAAGCCGAATTGCGGGCCAAGGTCGCCAGCAGCGTGGCGACGTTCAAGGTCCCGACTGTGTGGTGGATCCGACCGGAACCGTTGCCCCGCAATGCGACGGCCAAGGTGCTCAAGCATGAGCTGCGCCGTACTTTCCCCAGGGTGTGA
- a CDS encoding phosphotransferase family protein yields MTSLTLDEAVPAGITAWLADILPDAVGPFTFSRIAGGYSMLTYRVTDIAGHVWVLRHPPSGNHSGGAHDTGREARAMAALAATPVPVPRVRYTGTADSPLGLPCHITDFVEGYVIDDEQKARTLLSPDALNSATMNIVDTLATLHRVDPDEVGLGDLGPRANYLSRQMRRWLSVANEARIPETEKQVELMNSLGETLRRRQPEDTAPRIVHGDYRLGNAIVGDDGEVRALLDWELVTLGDPLADLGLLAAFWNPPAEAVLGARMPTGSAGSISLGAALDRYVSLTDTDLDQVGYYHAFACWRLAGTGLRAAKRYQSGVMNDDTDITKFGIAAGTWLGIAGDLLAGN; encoded by the coding sequence ATGACCTCCCTGACTCTCGATGAGGCCGTGCCCGCGGGGATCACGGCCTGGCTGGCCGACATCCTTCCCGACGCCGTCGGACCGTTCACGTTCTCACGAATCGCCGGCGGCTACAGCATGCTGACCTACCGCGTCACCGACATCGCCGGTCATGTGTGGGTGCTGCGGCACCCGCCGTCCGGCAACCACTCTGGCGGCGCACACGACACCGGTCGCGAAGCCCGCGCAATGGCGGCCCTGGCGGCTACGCCGGTACCCGTTCCGCGGGTGCGCTACACCGGAACGGCTGACAGCCCGCTGGGCCTCCCGTGCCACATCACCGATTTTGTCGAGGGGTACGTCATCGACGACGAGCAGAAGGCTCGAACCCTGCTGTCACCCGATGCGCTGAACTCGGCGACGATGAACATCGTCGACACCCTCGCCACACTGCACCGGGTCGACCCGGACGAGGTCGGACTGGGTGACCTCGGGCCGCGCGCGAACTACCTGAGTCGGCAAATGCGGCGCTGGCTATCGGTGGCCAACGAGGCGCGTATCCCCGAAACCGAGAAGCAGGTCGAGCTGATGAACTCGCTCGGAGAGACTCTGCGCAGGCGACAGCCCGAGGACACCGCACCGCGGATCGTGCACGGTGACTACCGGCTCGGCAACGCAATCGTCGGCGATGACGGAGAGGTGCGGGCACTCCTCGACTGGGAGCTCGTCACCCTCGGCGACCCGCTGGCCGATCTGGGGCTGTTGGCGGCCTTCTGGAACCCCCCGGCCGAAGCCGTCCTGGGTGCCCGCATGCCGACTGGGTCGGCCGGCTCAATCTCGCTGGGAGCGGCCCTCGACCGGTACGTGTCGCTCACCGATACCGATCTGGACCAGGTGGGCTACTACCATGCCTTCGCCTGCTGGCGGTTGGCCGGCACGGGGTTGCGCGCGGCCAAGCGCTACCAGTCAGGCGTGATGAACGATGACACAGATATCACCAAGTTCGGGATCGCGGCCGGGACCTGGCTCGGGATCGCGGGCGACCTGCTCGCCGGTAACTGA
- a CDS encoding class I adenylate-forming enzyme family protein, translated as MDESSLLTESVGQILLRQAKTRGDATALAWMDRGPGGGDGDGGGDGILRRMTYGRLAAAVNAVAHQLDHLPRGERVVVWGANSVEWVLVEYACAARGLVLVAYNTAWTDAEASSATELVEPALVFAGSGGRAAPLLERAERLPGAPPVRALADLSPLVDGSVAAASDAFLDVAPGEPFLIQFTSGTTGRAKGAVLTHRAAVNSAFLRLRPTTSSADVTLNSVPFHHVGGSVFVLLGALTTGSALVVTDSFNAEESVRLLTAAQVTQLGGVPTMVERVLDRPDAAAAVSGLRMVALGGTDISPALVRRIRDEVGAVVMVTYGQSECPLISNTAATDAPERVATTAGQSAEETEICIVDARTGEEVPVGETGEILVRSPMVMEGYFRMPEQTAQTLRADGLLRTGDLGSFDADGYLTIRGRLREVIIRGGENIYPAEVEAALGEHPDVLACAVVGLDDPHLGEQVAASVVTVGDRDPAELEAFLADRVAHFKIPRTWRFVAELPVTASGKVRRTAVRDSMQSSIKPV; from the coding sequence ATGGACGAGAGCTCGTTGTTGACCGAATCGGTCGGGCAGATCCTGCTCCGGCAGGCGAAAACCCGTGGTGACGCCACTGCGCTGGCCTGGATGGACCGTGGCCCGGGCGGCGGTGACGGTGACGGCGGCGGTGACGGCATCCTGCGGCGCATGACCTATGGCCGACTGGCGGCCGCGGTGAACGCCGTCGCGCATCAGCTCGACCATCTGCCTCGCGGGGAGCGGGTGGTGGTCTGGGGCGCGAATTCGGTCGAGTGGGTCCTGGTCGAGTACGCCTGCGCCGCGCGCGGGCTTGTGCTGGTGGCGTACAACACCGCCTGGACCGACGCGGAGGCCAGCTCGGCAACCGAGCTGGTCGAACCAGCCCTCGTCTTCGCAGGCTCCGGGGGGCGCGCAGCGCCATTGCTGGAGCGGGCCGAGAGGCTGCCGGGAGCTCCACCGGTCCGCGCTCTGGCCGACTTGAGTCCACTGGTCGACGGCTCGGTCGCAGCGGCCTCGGACGCGTTTCTCGATGTGGCGCCGGGTGAGCCCTTCCTGATCCAGTTCACCTCGGGGACGACTGGCCGGGCCAAGGGCGCCGTCCTGACCCATCGGGCGGCCGTCAACAGTGCTTTCCTGCGGCTGCGGCCGACGACGTCGAGCGCGGATGTGACGCTGAACAGCGTGCCGTTCCACCACGTTGGCGGATCGGTGTTCGTGCTGCTCGGCGCGTTGACGACCGGCAGCGCCCTCGTGGTTACCGACTCGTTCAACGCCGAGGAGTCGGTGCGTCTGCTCACCGCTGCTCAGGTCACGCAGCTCGGTGGGGTGCCGACCATGGTCGAGCGCGTCCTGGACCGCCCGGACGCGGCGGCGGCCGTCAGCGGGCTGCGGATGGTTGCGCTGGGCGGCACCGACATCAGCCCGGCCCTCGTCCGCCGCATACGCGACGAGGTCGGGGCGGTGGTCATGGTTACCTACGGCCAGTCCGAGTGCCCGTTGATCTCGAACACCGCGGCCACCGACGCGCCCGAGCGGGTGGCTACGACCGCCGGACAGTCCGCCGAAGAGACCGAGATCTGCATCGTCGATGCCCGCACCGGAGAGGAGGTGCCGGTCGGCGAAACCGGGGAGATTCTAGTGCGCTCGCCCATGGTCATGGAGGGCTACTTCCGCATGCCTGAGCAGACTGCGCAGACGCTGCGCGCCGATGGTCTGTTGCGTACGGGCGATCTCGGATCGTTCGACGCCGACGGCTATCTGACCATCCGGGGCCGGCTGCGGGAGGTGATCATCCGCGGCGGCGAGAACATCTACCCGGCCGAGGTTGAGGCCGCGCTCGGGGAGCACCCCGATGTCCTCGCCTGTGCGGTGGTCGGGCTCGACGATCCGCACTTGGGCGAGCAGGTGGCCGCGAGCGTCGTCACCGTCGGCGACCGGGATCCCGCTGAGCTCGAAGCGTTCCTGGCCGATCGAGTGGCGCACTTCAAGATCCCCAGAACCTGGCGATTCGTGGCCGAACTGCCGGTGACGGCGTCTGGGAAAGTCCGTCGGACCGCCGTCCGAGATTCGATGCAATCGAGCATTAAACCCGTGTGA
- a CDS encoding ABC transporter ATP-binding protein gives MTALSDVSRTGGLGEHRADEVLAARDLCIGYGDLTVARDLNLQVNRGELVALMGANGAGKTTLVQTLVGLLKPVSGHVAMYGEQTSQPLHKRSRQGLSFVADDRSIIPGLTARDNLRIAAVSDTQAAADFPVLAPLLKRRAGLLSGGEQQLLTVYRALSRGAQIVVIDELSQGLAPQVVDRICGMLRQATENGTAVVVVEQTLRRALAISDRFAVLHGGSIALTGQSAEYRNHQSDIEHLYLRTAQ, from the coding sequence ATGACTGCGCTATCTGACGTCAGCCGCACCGGCGGCCTCGGCGAACATCGTGCCGACGAGGTGCTCGCTGCACGTGACCTATGCATCGGCTACGGCGATCTCACGGTCGCCCGCGACCTCAATCTGCAGGTGAATCGGGGCGAGCTGGTAGCACTGATGGGGGCCAACGGGGCCGGAAAGACAACGCTCGTCCAGACGCTGGTCGGCTTGTTGAAGCCCGTCTCGGGCCACGTCGCCATGTACGGCGAGCAGACCAGCCAACCGCTGCACAAGCGCAGTCGCCAAGGCCTGTCGTTCGTCGCTGACGACCGCTCGATCATCCCGGGGCTCACGGCCCGCGACAACCTGCGCATCGCGGCGGTGTCAGATACCCAGGCCGCGGCGGACTTCCCCGTCCTGGCGCCGTTGCTCAAGCGCCGAGCAGGCCTGCTCTCCGGCGGTGAACAGCAACTGTTGACCGTCTACCGGGCTCTGTCGCGCGGCGCCCAGATCGTCGTGATCGACGAGCTGTCCCAGGGTTTGGCCCCTCAAGTCGTCGACCGGATCTGCGGGATGCTGCGCCAGGCCACCGAAAACGGCACGGCGGTAGTTGTCGTCGAGCAGACCCTGCGTCGCGCGCTCGCGATCTCCGATCGCTTCGCCGTACTGCACGGTGGGTCGATCGCTCTGACCGGTCAGTCGGCCGAGTACCGCAACCACCAATCCGACATCGAGCACCTGTACCTGCGAACGGCCCAGTGA
- a CDS encoding acetyl-CoA C-acyltransferase: MKDAVIIDAVRTPRGKGKPGGALSAIHPQELLGGVFQELGKRSGVDPAEVDDVFTGCANAIGDHGDNIGRLAVLAAGWPAEVSGLTLNRMCGSGQQAVNLAAALIEARQAEIVVASGVEMMSRYPAADRATLDGGNELLRQRHPIVPQGISADLIASLEGFSREDVDAYAVESQRRAAVAIGEGRFDRSMVPVVGPDGAVVLDHEELPRASGLADLARLKASFTTLGTVTLDGYDAPFDEMARRVYPRVTEVDHVHHAGNSSGLADGASAILLSSAGSARAHGWRPRARVVATAVAGAEPVIMLTAPGPAARKVLTRAGMTVGDIDLFEVNEAFASVVLKFLGDLNVEQEKVNVNGGAIALGHPIGASGPLLLATVLDELERRDLSTGLVTMCTGGGMATATIIERV, from the coding sequence GTGAAAGATGCAGTCATCATCGACGCCGTCCGTACGCCCCGAGGTAAGGGAAAGCCCGGAGGTGCGCTGAGCGCGATCCACCCGCAGGAGCTGCTGGGTGGAGTATTCCAGGAACTCGGGAAGCGGTCCGGCGTGGATCCCGCCGAAGTCGATGACGTTTTCACCGGCTGCGCGAACGCGATCGGCGATCACGGCGACAACATCGGACGATTGGCCGTGCTCGCCGCGGGCTGGCCGGCTGAGGTGTCGGGGCTGACGCTCAACCGGATGTGCGGTTCCGGCCAGCAGGCGGTGAACCTGGCTGCAGCCCTCATCGAGGCCAGACAGGCAGAGATCGTCGTGGCGTCCGGGGTCGAGATGATGTCGCGCTACCCGGCGGCCGACCGCGCGACCCTGGACGGCGGCAACGAGTTGCTTCGACAGCGGCACCCGATCGTGCCGCAGGGAATCTCCGCCGACCTCATTGCGAGCCTCGAGGGCTTCTCCCGCGAGGACGTCGATGCCTACGCGGTCGAATCGCAGCGCCGCGCCGCTGTCGCGATCGGCGAGGGACGCTTCGATCGGTCGATGGTGCCGGTCGTCGGCCCGGACGGCGCCGTGGTACTCGACCACGAGGAACTGCCGCGGGCGAGCGGGTTGGCCGATCTGGCCAGGCTGAAGGCGTCGTTCACGACACTGGGTACCGTCACCCTTGACGGCTACGATGCTCCGTTCGATGAGATGGCCCGGCGGGTTTACCCGCGGGTAACCGAGGTCGACCACGTACACCATGCCGGCAACTCCTCTGGCCTCGCGGACGGAGCCTCGGCGATCCTGCTCAGCAGCGCGGGCTCGGCCCGGGCGCACGGTTGGAGGCCGCGGGCGCGCGTCGTCGCCACCGCGGTTGCCGGCGCGGAGCCGGTGATCATGCTGACTGCCCCCGGACCCGCCGCCCGCAAGGTGTTGACCCGGGCTGGCATGACCGTCGGCGACATCGATCTCTTCGAGGTGAACGAGGCCTTCGCGTCGGTCGTGCTGAAGTTCCTGGGGGATCTGAACGTCGAACAGGAGAAAGTCAACGTCAACGGCGGCGCGATCGCCCTCGGCCACCCCATTGGTGCGAGCGGCCCGCTGCTGCTCGCAACTGTGCTCGACGAGCTTGAGCGCCGCGACCTGTCGACCGGCCTGGTTACCATGTGCACCGGCGGCGGTATGGCCACCGCCACGATCATCGAGCGAGTGTGA
- a CDS encoding LLM class F420-dependent oxidoreductase — protein MAQLVRRLGMTLPFGDDRLDVLPAVLAKLAAAGYSDAWTSELAATDAFAPLLVSALSQPQLQLGTSIAGVFSRSPALLAMNALAVAELSPHPVHVGVGASSKTMVEGWHGAQFVKPFERVRDTVRFLRLAFTGERVSYRGDTFSIDGFRLDRAPERRPRVLVAALRERMLRLAGQEADGVILNWLSPADVARVVPYVLDHNPGGDVVARLFVVAGDDVAFARDAARRHVTAYLNTGVYAAYQQWLGRGPALEAMWQAWRAGDRAAALAAVPESVVDELFITGDADAVWSRTREYVAAGVTVPVLSIGGPRDVAWELAIQLGQRFAAESAAVPQ, from the coding sequence ATGGCTCAACTGGTTCGGCGCCTGGGTATGACGCTGCCGTTCGGCGACGACCGACTCGACGTGCTGCCGGCGGTGCTGGCCAAGCTCGCAGCCGCTGGATACTCCGACGCCTGGACGAGCGAATTGGCCGCAACCGACGCCTTCGCGCCACTATTGGTCTCCGCCCTGTCGCAGCCCCAATTGCAGCTGGGCACCTCTATCGCCGGGGTCTTCTCGCGTAGCCCTGCATTGCTGGCCATGAACGCTCTCGCCGTTGCCGAACTGAGCCCGCATCCCGTCCACGTCGGCGTCGGGGCATCGAGTAAGACGATGGTAGAGGGCTGGCACGGCGCGCAGTTCGTCAAACCATTCGAGAGGGTCCGCGACACTGTGCGATTCCTGCGTTTGGCCTTCACCGGCGAACGGGTCAGCTACCGAGGCGATACGTTCTCGATCGACGGATTCCGCCTAGACCGTGCTCCCGAACGGCGCCCACGCGTGCTGGTGGCGGCGTTGCGCGAGCGAATGCTCAGGCTGGCCGGACAGGAGGCCGACGGCGTCATCCTCAACTGGCTCAGCCCAGCCGACGTCGCGCGGGTTGTGCCGTACGTGCTCGATCACAATCCGGGCGGCGACGTCGTGGCCCGGCTGTTCGTCGTCGCCGGCGATGACGTCGCGTTCGCCCGCGACGCGGCCCGGCGGCACGTCACGGCGTACCTGAACACCGGCGTATACGCGGCGTATCAGCAGTGGCTCGGCCGCGGACCGGCGCTGGAGGCGATGTGGCAGGCATGGCGGGCCGGTGACCGCGCGGCCGCGCTCGCCGCCGTTCCCGAATCGGTGGTCGACGAGTTGTTCATCACCGGCGACGCGGATGCGGTGTGGAGCCGTACCCGTGAGTACGTCGCGGCCGGCGTCACCGTGCCGGTGCTGTCGATCGGCGGTCCGCGGGACGTCGCCTGGGAGCTCGCGATCCAGCTCGGTCAGCGGTTCGCGGCCGAGTCAGCCGCGGTCCCGCAATGA
- a CDS encoding enoyl-CoA hydratase-related protein yields the protein MSDLVLSERPAPGVVVLTLNRPAKKNAISRALLLDLSDAIKDAAAAGETRAIVLTGADPAFCAGVDLAGIAAGDDFPAEAIHTFRHTPVPLIGAVNGAAITGGLELCLACDFRIGSERASFADTHARLGFTPAWGMSTRLPEAVGQAWARQISLAGTVVDAPTALRIGLLNELLPHEQLLPRAIELASAIAATSAAPSGEVRALFDLTRDQFGDAADRREQALAAGLIASLRDRG from the coding sequence ATGAGCGATCTGGTCCTGTCGGAGCGCCCTGCGCCCGGCGTAGTCGTACTGACGCTGAACCGGCCCGCGAAGAAGAACGCGATCTCGCGGGCCCTCCTGCTGGATCTCAGCGATGCGATCAAGGACGCAGCCGCCGCCGGCGAGACACGGGCCATCGTCCTGACCGGTGCCGACCCGGCGTTCTGCGCGGGTGTCGACTTGGCCGGCATCGCAGCGGGCGACGACTTCCCCGCCGAGGCGATTCACACCTTCCGGCACACTCCGGTACCGCTGATCGGGGCGGTGAACGGGGCTGCGATCACCGGCGGCCTCGAACTCTGCTTGGCCTGCGACTTCCGGATTGGCAGCGAGCGTGCGAGCTTCGCCGACACCCACGCCCGGCTCGGTTTCACACCGGCTTGGGGCATGAGTACTCGGCTTCCGGAGGCGGTCGGCCAGGCCTGGGCCCGGCAGATCTCGCTTGCCGGCACCGTCGTCGACGCGCCGACGGCACTGCGCATCGGGCTGCTCAACGAACTGCTGCCGCACGAGCAACTACTGCCACGGGCGATCGAGCTGGCCTCAGCTATCGCCGCCACCAGCGCCGCCCCGTCGGGCGAGGTGCGGGCGCTCTTCGACCTGACCCGCGATCAGTTCGGCGACGCCGCCGACCGGCGCGAACAGGCGCTGGCCGCCGGCCTCATCGCCTCATTGCGGGACCGCGGCTGA
- a CDS encoding MaoC/PaaZ C-terminal domain-containing protein codes for MPIDLTRALPSIPRQLDVHWRPDDVLLYQLAIGYGNPPTDARQLSYATEPHLQVLPTFAVVAPSLRETQPPGLDWPGIDINLSKILHGSQRIEINAPLPTSAEGVASTHIAAIQDKGSAAVIELATDVTDGDGGHLWTSTMRIFARGEGGFGGDRGTTLSITAPERSPDAVFDTETLPQQALLYRLLGDRNPLHSDPEFARRVGFERPILHGLATYGIVLKAAVTHLLDGNADGVRVYEGIFTGIVLPGETIRTKAWREGNKITLISSVPQRDDASVLNAEVIVAGR; via the coding sequence GTGCCGATCGATCTCACCCGGGCGCTGCCCTCGATTCCTCGCCAGCTCGATGTGCACTGGCGGCCCGACGACGTCCTGCTGTACCAGCTGGCGATCGGCTACGGCAACCCGCCGACGGATGCCCGACAGCTGAGCTATGCGACGGAACCGCACCTGCAGGTCCTTCCGACGTTCGCCGTCGTCGCGCCTTCGCTGCGCGAGACGCAGCCTCCGGGCCTGGACTGGCCGGGGATCGACATAAACCTGTCGAAGATCCTGCACGGAAGCCAGCGCATCGAGATCAACGCCCCACTACCGACCTCGGCCGAGGGCGTCGCCTCGACGCACATCGCGGCGATCCAGGACAAGGGCTCAGCTGCCGTGATCGAGCTGGCGACCGATGTCACCGACGGCGACGGCGGCCACCTGTGGACCTCGACGATGCGGATCTTCGCCAGAGGTGAAGGCGGCTTCGGCGGAGATCGCGGGACCACACTGAGTATCACCGCCCCCGAACGTTCCCCCGATGCGGTGTTCGACACGGAGACCCTCCCCCAGCAGGCACTGCTGTACCGCCTGCTGGGGGACCGAAATCCACTGCACAGCGATCCTGAGTTCGCCAGGAGGGTTGGCTTTGAGCGACCCATTCTGCACGGCCTGGCCACGTACGGCATCGTGCTGAAAGCGGCGGTCACACACCTCCTCGACGGCAACGCCGACGGTGTCCGGGTATATGAGGGCATCTTCACCGGCATCGTGCTGCCCGGCGAGACGATCCGCACGAAGGCATGGCGGGAGGGCAACAAGATCACGCTGATCAGCAGTGTGCCGCAACGCGACGACGCCTCGGTTCTGAATGCCGAAGTCATAGTGGCGGGGCGATGA